The following proteins are co-located in the Apium graveolens cultivar Ventura chromosome 5, ASM990537v1, whole genome shotgun sequence genome:
- the LOC141724612 gene encoding putative E3 ubiquitin-protein ligase ARI8: protein MLRSSLFLSATKKPSSVIMSFEKWFDDEDNVSKSLGLLEEPVLRPSGNELRCWICLENYLRDKMSAPACLWSSVLLYVLASMHKNYRRKWLGVFKAGLSSSILWCCVVWLKT from the exons ATGCTGAGATCAAGTCTTTTCCTTTCTGCCACCAAAAAGCCCTC GAGTGTTATTATGTCATTTGAAAAATGGTTTGATGATGAAGACAATGTTAGCAAGTCTCTAGGGCTTTTGGAGGAACCTGTCCTGCGGCCTAGTGGCAATGAG CTTAGGTGTTGGATCTGCTTGGAAAATTATCTACGTGATAAAATGAGTGCACCTGCCTGCCTGTGGTCATCTGTTTTGCTCTATGTGCTGGCTAG CATGCATAAGAACTATCGTCGCAAATGGTTGGGGGTGTTTAAAGCTGGGTTGTCCTCTTCAATCTTGTGGTGTTGTGTTGTGTGGTTGAAAACATGA
- the LOC141723289 gene encoding putative E3 ubiquitin-protein ligase ARI8 isoform X2 — MPRKKIRKIDADDQVIEMLFDFSREENDSNDVLHSHADQKDYTILNRDAIEQRQDDDINNVANSLSISRAAAIILLCHYNWSVSKSCEKWFDDEEKIRKSLGLLEEPVPLPSGNELRCRICFENYPRDEMSAPACGHSFCSMCWIACIKTIISNDWGCLKLRCPLQSCGVAVGEDMINALATPEDKEKYRRYLRRSFIEDSRKRKWCPAPECNNAVEFIAGSGSNDVLCDCSCSFCWKCMEEAHWPVGCDIVSRILVEEKPCPTCRRPIKWNQGSIAVRCSAPCKYQFCWSCLRSWAFHGEGLFVFRACNQYRPAKEISEYGVTNECRGMAKDSVERYSHYYYRWATNETSRKRALANLQQMGTVHREKFIIDAWLQIVECRKVLKWTYVYGYYLADDNLQQIFEDVQGRAEYNLEELHQYAELELKKYLEGHGPSMGLNMLRDKLIRRTCVTGKLFKDLIYAIEHDLEGFISCMASHPAVHPASKRAWKER, encoded by the exons ATGCCCAGGAAGAAGATCCGGAAAATCGATGCTGATGATCAG GTCATTGAAATGTTATTTGATTTTAGCCGCGAAGAAAATGATTCGAATGATGTTCTTCACTCCCACGCTGACCAG aaagaCTATACAATCTTGAATCGAGATGCTATTGAACAACGTCAAGACGATGATATCAACAATGTAGCTAATTCTCTTTCGATCTCAAGGGCTGCTGCAATCATTTTACTATGCCATTATAATTG GAGTGTTAGTAAATCATGTGAAAAGTGGTTTGATGACGAAGAAAAAATTCGCAAGTCTCTAGGGCTGCTGGAGGAACCTGTCCCGCTGCCTAGTGGTAACGAG CTTAGGTGTCGGATCTGCTTCGAAAATTATCCACGTGACGAAATGAGTGCACCTGCCTGTGGTCATTCGTTTTGCTCAATGTGCTGGATAG CATGCATAAAAACTATCATCTCAAATGACTGGGGGTGTTTAAAGCTGCGTTGTCCTCTTCAATCTTGTGGCGTTGCTGTGGGCGAAGACATGATTAATGCATTGGCTACCCCTGAAGATAAAGAAAAATATAGAAGATACTTACGCAGATCGTTCATTGAGGACAGTAGGAAG AGGAAATGGTGTCCAGCTCCTGAATGTAATAATGCGGTGGAATTCATTGCTGGTAGTGGAAGCAATGATGTTTTGTGTGACTGTTCATGTAGCTTTTGCTGGAAA TGTATGGAGGAAGCTCATTGGCCAGTTGGCTGCGACATCGTATCCAG GATATTGGTTGAGGAGAAGCCTTGCCCTACGTGCAGGCGACCGATAAAGTGGAATCAGGGTTCTATAGCTGTTAGATGTTCTGCACCCTGTAAATATCAGTTTTGCTG GTCTTGTTTGCGTTCATGGGCGTTTCACGGTGAGGGGCTCTTTGTTTTCCGCGCATGTAACCAATATCGGCCAGCGAAAGAAATAAGCGAG TATGGTGTCACCAATGAATGTAGAGGGATGGCAAAAGATTCTGTAGAACGATATAGTCATTACTATTATAGATGGGCTACCAATGAAACG TCTAGAAAAAGGGCACTTGCAAATCTGCAGCAAATGGGTACTGTGCAT CGTGAGAAGTTTATAATTGATGCCTGGCTACAG ATAGTTGAATGTAGGAAGGTGCTGAAATGGACATATGTGTACGGATATTACTTAGCAGATGACAACTTGCAGCAGATCTTTGAGGATGTTCAAG GTAGAGCTGAGTATAACTTGGAGGAACTTCATCAATATGCAGAGCTGGAACTAAAGAAATATCTAGAAGGACATGGTCCATCGATGGGACTAAATATGCTTCGTGATAAGCTGATTAGACGGACCTG TGTGACCGGCAAGTTGTTCAAGGATCTTATTTATGCTATAGAGCATGATCTGGAGGGTTTTATATCCTGCATGGCATCCCATCCAGCAGTACATCCAGCTAGCAAGAGAGCTTGGAAGGAGCGATAG
- the LOC141723289 gene encoding putative E3 ubiquitin-protein ligase ARI8 isoform X1 — protein sequence MPRKKIRKIDADDQVIEMLFDFSREENDSNDVLHSHADQKDYTILNRDAIEQRQDDDINNVANSLSISRAAAIILLCHYNWSVSKSCEKWFDDEEKIRKSLGLLEEPVPLPSGNELRCRICFENYPRDEMSAPACGHSFCSMCWIACIKTIISNDWGCLKLRCPLQSCGVAVGEDMINALATPEDKEKYRRYLRRSFIEDSRKRKWCPAPECNNAVEFIAGSGSNDVLCDCSCSFCWKCMEEAHWPVGCDIVSRWFFEICVDSVNMNRILVEEKPCPTCRRPIKWNQGSIAVRCSAPCKYQFCWSCLRSWAFHGEGLFVFRACNQYRPAKEISEYGVTNECRGMAKDSVERYSHYYYRWATNETSRKRALANLQQMGTVHREKFIIDAWLQIVECRKVLKWTYVYGYYLADDNLQQIFEDVQGRAEYNLEELHQYAELELKKYLEGHGPSMGLNMLRDKLIRRTCVTGKLFKDLIYAIEHDLEGFISCMASHPAVHPASKRAWKER from the exons ATGCCCAGGAAGAAGATCCGGAAAATCGATGCTGATGATCAG GTCATTGAAATGTTATTTGATTTTAGCCGCGAAGAAAATGATTCGAATGATGTTCTTCACTCCCACGCTGACCAG aaagaCTATACAATCTTGAATCGAGATGCTATTGAACAACGTCAAGACGATGATATCAACAATGTAGCTAATTCTCTTTCGATCTCAAGGGCTGCTGCAATCATTTTACTATGCCATTATAATTG GAGTGTTAGTAAATCATGTGAAAAGTGGTTTGATGACGAAGAAAAAATTCGCAAGTCTCTAGGGCTGCTGGAGGAACCTGTCCCGCTGCCTAGTGGTAACGAG CTTAGGTGTCGGATCTGCTTCGAAAATTATCCACGTGACGAAATGAGTGCACCTGCCTGTGGTCATTCGTTTTGCTCAATGTGCTGGATAG CATGCATAAAAACTATCATCTCAAATGACTGGGGGTGTTTAAAGCTGCGTTGTCCTCTTCAATCTTGTGGCGTTGCTGTGGGCGAAGACATGATTAATGCATTGGCTACCCCTGAAGATAAAGAAAAATATAGAAGATACTTACGCAGATCGTTCATTGAGGACAGTAGGAAG AGGAAATGGTGTCCAGCTCCTGAATGTAATAATGCGGTGGAATTCATTGCTGGTAGTGGAAGCAATGATGTTTTGTGTGACTGTTCATGTAGCTTTTGCTGGAAA TGTATGGAGGAAGCTCATTGGCCAGTTGGCTGCGACATCGTATCCAGGTGGTTTTTTGAGATTTGTGTTGATTCTGTTAACATGAATAG GATATTGGTTGAGGAGAAGCCTTGCCCTACGTGCAGGCGACCGATAAAGTGGAATCAGGGTTCTATAGCTGTTAGATGTTCTGCACCCTGTAAATATCAGTTTTGCTG GTCTTGTTTGCGTTCATGGGCGTTTCACGGTGAGGGGCTCTTTGTTTTCCGCGCATGTAACCAATATCGGCCAGCGAAAGAAATAAGCGAG TATGGTGTCACCAATGAATGTAGAGGGATGGCAAAAGATTCTGTAGAACGATATAGTCATTACTATTATAGATGGGCTACCAATGAAACG TCTAGAAAAAGGGCACTTGCAAATCTGCAGCAAATGGGTACTGTGCAT CGTGAGAAGTTTATAATTGATGCCTGGCTACAG ATAGTTGAATGTAGGAAGGTGCTGAAATGGACATATGTGTACGGATATTACTTAGCAGATGACAACTTGCAGCAGATCTTTGAGGATGTTCAAG GTAGAGCTGAGTATAACTTGGAGGAACTTCATCAATATGCAGAGCTGGAACTAAAGAAATATCTAGAAGGACATGGTCCATCGATGGGACTAAATATGCTTCGTGATAAGCTGATTAGACGGACCTG TGTGACCGGCAAGTTGTTCAAGGATCTTATTTATGCTATAGAGCATGATCTGGAGGGTTTTATATCCTGCATGGCATCCCATCCAGCAGTACATCCAGCTAGCAAGAGAGCTTGGAAGGAGCGATAG